Proteins co-encoded in one Brassica oleracea var. oleracea cultivar TO1000 chromosome C4, BOL, whole genome shotgun sequence genomic window:
- the LOC106342410 gene encoding inorganic phosphate transporter 1-4-like, with translation MAGDQLKVLNALDVAKTQWYHFTAIIIAGMGFFTDAYDLFCISLVTKLLGRIYYHVPGSAKPGTLPPNVAAAVNGVAFCGTLAGQLFFGWLGDKLGRKKVYGMTLMVMVLCSVASGLSFGHEPKTVMATLCFFRFWLGFGIGGDYPLSATIMSEYANKKTRGAFVSAVFAMQGFGIMAGGIFAIIISSAFEAKFPAPAYAEDALRSTIPQADLVWRIILMVGAIPAAMTYYSRSKMPETARYTALVAKDAKLAASDMSRVLQVEIEAEQEKVEEISNNKSKAFSLFSKEFMKRHGLHLLGTTSTWFLLDIAFYSQNLFQKDIFSAIGWIPPAQTMNAIQELFKIARAQTLIALCSTVPGYWFTVAFIDVIGRFAIQMMGFFFMTVFMFALAIPYNHWTHKENRIGFVIMYSLTFFFANFGPNATTFVVPAEIFPARFRSTCHGISAASGKLGAMVGAFGFLYLAQSPDKNKTDAGYPPGIGVRNSLLVLGVVNFLGILFTFLVPESKGKSLEEMSGENEDNENTTSDSRTVPIV, from the coding sequence ATGGCAGGGGATCAGTTAAAAGTGTTGAATGCACTCGATGTAGCGAAGACGCAATGGTACCATTTTACAGCCATCATAATCGCCGGAATGGGATTCTTCACCGACGCTTACGATCTCTTCTGCATCTCTCTTGTCACCAAGCTCCTTGGCCGCATTTACTACCACGTTCCAGGCTCCGCAAAGCCAGGGACTCTCCCTCCCAACGTTGCTGCTGCCGTAAACGGTGTTGCCTTCTGTGGAACCCTAGCCGGTCAACTCTTTTTCGGGTGGCTTGGTGATAAGCTCGGGAGGAAGAAAGTTTATGGAATGACGTTGATGGTCATGGTCCTTTGCTCTGTCGCCTCTGGTCTCTCTTTCGGACACGAGCCAAAAACCGTGATGGCCACGCTATGTTTCTTTAGGTTTTGGCTAGGGTTTGGGATTGGTGGTGACTATCCTTTGTCCGCAACAATCATGTCTGAATACGCTAACAAAAAAACTCGTGGAGCGTTTGTTTCTGCCGTTTTCGCTATGCAAGGGTTTGGTATCATGGCTGGTGGCATCTTTGCTATAATTATCTCCTCTGCTTTTGAAGCTAAGTTCCCTGCCCCGGCCTATGCGGAAGATGCCTTGAGATCCACGATTCCTCAAGCAGATTTAGTATGGCGTATAATCTTGATGGTTGGTGCTATCCCTGCGGCCATGACGTATTACTCAAGGTCCAAGATGCCTGAAACCGCAAGATACACAGCTTTGGTTGCTAAGGACGCAAAGCTGGCTGCTTCAGACATGTCTAGGGTTCTGCAAGTGGAGATAGAGGCAGAACAGGAGAAAGTGGAAGAGATCTCAAATAATAAGTCCAAAGCCTTTTCCTTGTTTTCCAAGGAATTCATGAAACGCCATGGGCTTCATTTGCTAGGTACCACATCAACATGGTTCCTTCTCGACATCGCTTTCTACAGTCAAAACCTTTTCCAAAAGGATATTTTCAGCGCAATAGGGTGGATACCTCCGGCTCAAACTATGAACGCGATTCAAGAACTTTTCAAGATCGCACGCGCGCAGACTCTCATTGCCTTGTGTAGCACGGTACCTGGTTACTGGTTCACAGTTGCTTTTATAGACGTCATTGGAAGGTTTGCGATTCAGATGATGGGATTCTTCTTCATGACGGTGTTTATGTTTGCTTTGGCTATTCCATACAACCACTGGACTCACAAGGAGAACCGAATTGGATTCGTTATCATGTACTCTTTGACGTTCTTTTTCGCTAACTTTGGACCCAATGCTACAACCTTTGTTGTACCAGCGGAGATCTTCCCAGCCAGGTTCAGATCCACCTGCCATGGTATCTCTGCTGCATCAGGTAAACTAGGTGCGATGGTTGGTGCGTTTGGGTTCTTGTACTTGGCTCAAAGCCCTGACAAGAACAAGACAGACGCAGGATACCCTCCAGGTATTGGAGTCAGAAACTCGCTTCTCGTGTTAGGTGTGGTTAACTTCTTGGGCATCCTCTTCACTTTCTTGGTACCTGAATCTAAAGGGAAGTCGCTCGAGGAAATGTCCGGTGAAAATGAAGACAATGAGAACACAACAAGTGATAGTAGAACGGTCCCCATTGTGTAG